A stretch of the Arvicola amphibius chromosome 8, mArvAmp1.2, whole genome shotgun sequence genome encodes the following:
- the LOC119820660 gene encoding UDP-glucuronosyltransferase 1-2-like has product MKKLMLRAETGKEGPLLWASPEMAMGLLVSLRGLSGLLFLLCALPWTEGGKVLVIPWEGSHWLSMKTIVRELHARGHETVVLAPDVSTFIKGEDFVTLQSFAVPYTKEDYEHNALGYFKMFLEKEYSVMMFLSNMECMKNISMFYLRACSSLLHNKDLMQHLNSSSYEVVLTDPVYPCGALLAKFLNIPAVFLLRFIPSDIEFESAQAPSPPSYVPRLFTRNSDHMSFLERVKNILYNLPYKIIFRIAYIVYENLASELLQREVSLTEILSHASIWLFRLDFVFEYPRPIMPNMIFVGGINCVFRKPLSQVCIKPLSKVCSTNTGFLVSFFWVAHLPAHLSSSFGELNP; this is encoded by the coding sequence ATGAAGAAACTCATGttgagggcagagacaggcaaggaAGGTCCTCTGCTGTGGGCTTCTCCGGAGATGGCCATGGGACTCCTGGTGTCTCTGCGAGGACTCTCAGGGCTGCTGTTCCTGCTCTGTGCCCTTCCCTGGACTGAGGGTGGGAAGGTCCTGGTGATTCCCTGGGAGGGCAGTCACTGGCTGAGCATGAAGACCATTGTGAGGGAACTCCATGCCCGAGGCCATGAGACTGTGGTCCTGGCTCCAGACGTGTCCACGTTCATCAAAGGAGAGGATTTCGTCACTCTGCAAAGCTTTGCTGTCCCTTACACTAAGGAAGACTATGAACATAATGCGCTGGGCTACTTTAAAATGTTCTTAGAGAAAGAATATTCTGTCATGATGTTTTTAAGCAATATGGAATGTATGAAAAATATATCAATGTTCTACCTGAGGGCTTGCAGTAGTCTACTGCACAACAAGGACCTTATGCAGCACCTGAACTCCAGTTCCTATGAAGTCGTGTTAACAGACCCTGTGTATCCCTGTGGGGCACTGCTGGCGAAATTTTTGAATATTCCTGCTGTGTTTCTTCTGCGCTTTATTCCTTCGGACATTGAATTTGAGTCTGCCCAGGCTCCAAGCCCTCCCTCATATGTTCCAAGGTTATTCACAAGGAATTCAGACCACATGAGCTTCCTGGAGAGGGTAAAGAACATTCTCTACAATCTGCCATACAAGATTATTTTCCGCATCGCTTATATTGTCTATGAGAACCTGGCCTCGGAGCTTCTGCAGAGAGAGGTGTCCCTCACGGAGATTCTCAGCCACGCATCTATATGGCTCTTCAGGTTGGACTTTGTGTTTGAGTACCCCCGGCCCATCATGCCCAATATGATTTTCGTCGGGGGAATAAATTGTGTCTTCAGAAAGCCACTCTCTCAGGTCTGTATTAAGCCTCTATCCAAAGTCTGCTCCACCAATACTGGTTTCCTTGTGTCCTTTTTCTGGGTTGCTCATTTGCCTGCTCATCTTTCCAGCAGCTTTGGTGAGTTAAATCCTTAA